DNA from Abyssibacter profundi:
GGCACGCCGCTGCGGGTGGTGGGGTCATCCCGCGAGGGTTGTTCGGTCGACGGCTTGGGTTTGGGCGCCGCAGCCGGCTGATCCTGATCAGCAGATGCCGTGCGTTGGGACGGCTGTTCCGCCTGACCGGCCTCGCTTTGCTTGGCCCCGCCGTCTTGGGCACCGCTGTCTGCAGGCTTGTCGCCGCCCGCTGCGCGCACCACGGCCACGACATCACCCTGGCGGACGGAATCACCCAAGCCCACGGCCAGTCGGACCAGGGTCCCGGCCACGGTCGAGGGGACATCCATGGTCGCCTTGTCGGATTCCAGCGTCACCAGACCCTGTTCGACCTCGACTGCATCACCCTCTGCGACCAGCACCTCGATGATCTCGACGGCATCGAAATCACCAATATCCGGCACGGTGACCTCGACCTCCTCGCCATCGGAGGCGCCGGCGTCATCGGACTGGCCCTCGCCGTCGCCGCCGGCCTCTGCGGGCTCCGACTCATCGGCGGTGGAAGCGTCGGGCGCTTCATCAGATGCATCCGTCTCGTCGGCGTCCGCATCCTGCGCGTCATCGGGTGTTTCGGCGTCCTCGGCCTCGATCTTGGCCACGGCATCACCTTCGGCCACCTTGTCGCCCACCCCGACCAGCAGCTTGCTGACCTTGCCGGCGGCCGTGGACGGTACATCCATGGTGGCCTTGTCGGACTCCAGGGAGACCAGTCCGTCCTCCACCGCCACGGTATCGCCCTCGGCGACCAGTAATTCGATGATCTCGACGGCGTCGAAATCGCCTATATCAGGAACCTTGACCGTGATCGTGCTCATACCGTCACCGGGTTGGGCTTGTCGGGATTGATGCCGAGATCCTTGATGGCCTTGGACAGCACCTTGCGCTCCAGCGTGCCGTCAGCCACCAGCGACTGCAGGGCGGCCAGCACAATCCATCGCCGATCGACCTCGAAGAAGTCTCGCAGCGCCTCGCGGGTATCGGAGCGACCAAAGCCGTCGGTGCCCAGCACCCGGTAGGTATGGGGAACCCAGGGTCGGATCAAATCCCCGTATGTCTTCATGTAGTCCGTGGCTGTCACCACCGGGGCGTCCACCTCGGCCAGTTGCCGGGTGACGAAGGGATCACGCGGCTCCTCGTCGGGATGCAGCAGGTTCCAGCGGTCGCAATCCAGGCCGTCGCGCCGCAGCTCGGTAAAGCTGGTGACACTCCAGACATCGGCAGCGACCTTGTAGGTTCCTTCCAGCATCTCGGCAGCGGCCATGGCCTCGCGGAGAATCGAACCGCAAGACAGCAGCTGTACGCGTTTCTTCTTACGGCCATCCCCGCTGCGCAGGCGGTACATCCCGCGCTTGATGCCATCCTCAACGCCCTCGGGCAGCTCGGGATGCGCGTAGTTCTCGTTTTCGCAGGTCAGGTAGTAGAAGACATCCTCACCCTCGGCAAACATGCGCCGCAGGCCGTCCTGAACAATGACGGCGATCTCGTAGCCGAATGTGGGGTCGTAGGCCCGGCAGTTGGGAATGCAATCGGCGAGCAAATGGCTGTGTCCATCCTGATGCTGCAAACCCTCGCCATTGAGCGTTGTGCGCCCGGCCGTGCCGCCGATCAGAAAACCCCGAGCCCGCATGTCGCCGGCGGCCCAGGCCAGATCCATGATGCGTTGGAAGCCGAACATCGAATAAAAGATGTAGAACGGGATCAGCGTGGTCTGGTGGTTGGCGTAGCTGGTGGCCGCGGCAATCCACGACGACATGGACCCGGCTTCGGTAATCCCTTCCTCCAGGATCTGACCGTCGGTGGACTCGCGATAAAACGCGAGCTGGTCGGCATCCTGCGGCTCGTAGAGCTGACCCACCGGCGAGTAGATGCCCAGCTGCCGGAACATGCCTTCCATGCCAAAGGTCCGCGCCTCATCGGGCACGATGGGCACGATGCGCTGACCGATCTGCTTGTCGCGGCATAGCGTCTGCAGAATGCGGACAAAGGCCATGGTGGTGGAAATCTCGCGATCCCCCGACCCCTTGGTCACCGAACTGAACGCATCCAGCCCGGGGAGTGTCAGCGACTCTTGGGCAACCCGACGTTGTGGCAGCGAGCCGCCGAGGGCTTCGCGCCGCGCCTTGAGATAGCGGATTTCCTCCGAATCCTCGTCCGGCCGGTAGAACGGCACATCCTTGATCGCATCGTCACTGATCGGAATTTGGAAGCGGTCGCGGAACTTGCGCAAGGCCTCCTCGCCCATCTTCTTCTGCTGATGGGTGATGTTCTGACCTTCACCGGCCTCGCCCATGCCATAGCCCTTGACGGTCTTGGCGAGGATGACCGTGGGCCGGCCATCGGCGTCGTTCACCGCATGGTGATAGGCCGCGTAGACCTTGTGCGGATCATGGCCGCCGCGATTCAGCCGGGCGATGTCGTCGTCCGACATGCGGGCAACCATTTCCTTCAGTTCCGGGTATTTACCGAAAAAATGCTCGCGCGTGTACGCGCCACCCTTGGACTTAAAGTTCTGGTACTCGCCATCCACCGCCTCGTTGAAGCGCTGCAGCAACTTGCCGTCGCGGTCTTGGGCGATCAGCGGATCCCAGGCCGAGCCCCAGATCACTTTGATGACATTCCAGCCCGCCCCCCGGAACGTGCCTTCCAGCTCCTGGATGATCTTGCTGTCACCACGCACCGGGCCATCCAGGCGCTGGAGGTTGCAGTTGACGACGAAAATCAGGTTGTCCAGCCCCTCGCGGGAGGCGATGTCGATGGCGCCAAGCGATTCCGGCTCATCCATCTCACCATCGCCGCAGAAGCACCAGACCTTGCGGCCCTCTGTCTTGGTCAGACCGCGGTTCTCCATGTACTTCATCAGCCGCGCCTGATAAATCGCCATGATCGGCCCCAGGCCCATGGACACGGTGGCCAGCGACCAGAAATCCGGCATCAGCCAGGCATGGGGATAGCTCGACAAGCCGCCGGGTTGGGTCTCGGTGCGGAACCGGTGGAGCTGATCCTCGCTGAGCCGACCCTCCAGAAACGCGCGGGCGTAAATGCCGGGTGCGCTGTGGCCCTGTACGTAGACCAGGTCGGCACCGGTCTCGTGATCCGGCCCCTTGAAGAAGTGGTTGAAGCCCACGTCGTAGAGCGTCGCGGCCGATCCGAAACTGGCGATATGCCCGCCAATGCCATCGTGCTCGCGGTTGGCGTGCACCACCATGGCGGTCGCATTCCAGCGAATCAGCGACCGGATCTTCCATTCCAGTGCATGGTCGCCATCACTCTTGGCTTCGCTATGCGGAGGGATGGTGTTGATGTAAGCCGTGTAGGGCGAGTGCGGAATAAACGTGCCGCCGCGCCGTGAGCGCTCCAGCAAGCTTTCCAGCAGAAAATGCGCCCGCTCGGGGCCTTCCAGCTCGATCACTGCCTCGAAGGCATCCAGCCATTCCCGCGTCTCGGTCGGGTCAGCATCGGTCTGGTCGGACAACGTGGCGTCAAAGACGCGACGATCAGTCATACGGCTCCTCCTTGGCCAGAGCTATTCGATGGTATCGACGGCATGGCACCATGGCTACCGTGATCAAGCACCTTTACCAGCGTCTGTTCAAGCCGACCCCGCCCGACTGGCTGGGACCACCCGTGCGCGAGACCGAATCGGGCAAGATTCGACGCATTGGCGTCGAGCTCGAATTCTCCGGCCTGGGCATCGAACAAATCGCCCGCACCCTGCGCGATACCGTCGGCGGTTCGATCAGCCCGATCTCGCCCTATGAGTGCGATGTCGAGGACACGCCTCACGGCACCTATCACATCGAACTGGACTCCAGTTACGTCAAACGGCTGGGCCGTGAAGACGATGACAAGCCCGATGACCAGGGCCTGTTCTCGCTGGAGCGCCTGTCCGACGAGGTGATCGGCGCCATCGCCAAGCAGATCGTGCCCTTCGAGATCGTCACGCCGCCGCTGCCCATGTCCGACCTGGAGCAGATGAACGATCTGGTGACCCGCCTGCGCGAAGCCGGCGCCCGGGGCACCCATGATTCGCCGATCTACGCCTTCGGCCTACACCTCAACCCCGAGCTGCCCGACACGCAGGCCGACACGCTGCTCGCTTACCTGCAGGCTTTTGTCTGTTTGTTCCCCTGGCTGGCCAAGGCCTCCAAGGTGGATTGGTCGCGCAGAATCACGCCTTACATCGACCGTTTCGGCAGCGATTACGCCCGGCTGATCACCGAACCGGACTACGCCCCGGACATGGATCAGCTCATCGACGACTACCTGCAGTACAACGCCACCCGCAACCGCGCACTGGACATGCTGCCCGTGTTTGCCGAGGTGGATATGGAACGGGTCAAGGCGGGCGTGGACACGCGCCTGGTCAAGCCGCGCCCGGCACTGCACTACCGCCTGCCGAACTGCCTGATTGACGAGGACGGCTGGACTCTGGAAGAGCCGTGGCGGCACTGGCTCCAGGTGGAGCACCTGGCCGTGGATCACGCCCGCCGCGACGCGGTCATGCACGCCTACCGACAACATCTGGACGATCCCGTCGCCAAGCTGTTCGATGTCTGGGCGCGCGACTGCGAACAATGGCTGACGCCCATCCCCTAACCGACATGCCTCAACCTGCACGCACAATCCGCAACCGTCATCGCCGCCCCGTCATCGGCATCACAGGACCGGATAAGCGTGTGGCCTGGGGCTGGTGGTTCGGCGCCATGGCCGTTCGCATGGCGGGCGGCACGCCGGTGCGACTGACACCCGGCCGCTCGGCCCGCATGGGGCGACTCGATGGCGTGATCATCGGCGGCGGCGATGACATTGATCCCAAGCTCTACGCGGGGGACGACCCGGGCACCGGGCATTACGACCCGGCCCGCGACCGCTTCGAGATGGCGGTCATCGAGGCGGCGCTACGCGAGGGTCTGCCCATGCTCGGCATTTGCCGAGGCGCGCAGCTGATCAACGTGGTCCATGGCGGCGACCTGATCGGCGACCTCCGCCCTGTTCGCAAGCACACCGGTAACCGGCGACTCATTCTGCCGCGCAAGACGCTGCACATTCAGCGCGGCTCGCGTCTGGCCAAGCTGACCGGGCGTCAGCAGACGCGCATCAACAGCCTTCACCACCAGGCCGTGCGCCGCCTGGGCCGCGGACTCAAGGTATCGGGCCGCGATCTCGATGGCATCGTGCAGGCCATCGAACGGCCGGGCCGGGGCTTCCTGCTCGGCACCCAATGGCACCCGGAGTACATCCCCCAACGCGGTGTTCAGCGGCGCTTGTTCCAAGCGCTGGTCCGCGAGGCAGCGCGGCGCCGGGTCTAGACCCGGCCAACGAAAAACGCCCGCACCGACAACCGGCGCGGGCGCTTGTTACGACTCCCCGGACTAGCGAATTGCGGCAGGCGCGGCGCAGTAGGGAATGCTCTCGTCCGGCGTCGCCGGGCGCTCTGGCGGCGCGGTGCTCCACACGTCGCCGGTCAGCGGCGTCACCGTGGCCGAACAGTCGGAAGCGATGGTGATGTCGAACACCGACCAGTAGTTCGTGGAACCGGCCTGCTCACCCGCCGGCGGTGTGAACACCCGGGTATTGCCGTTCACCGTCAGCTCCACACGCGCCGGTGAGCCGCTAATGCCCGGCTCCACCTCGGAGAAGTTGTCCACGAAATAGCGGTAAGTCCCGACCCGCGGCCGCACGACGGTAATCACCTCGGGTCCGAAGCTGCTGACGTCATCCACATCGAGATTGGCGAAGGGCTCGGACTCCAGGTCGCCCCGGTTGGTGTACGAAATATGGCCACCTTCCGGGCGATACAGCCAGGAATCCAGGTCGCGAGGACTCTCGCCCCAGGTCAGCTGAATCGTGAACGGCTGCTCGTTGTCGGCGCCGAAGCGCAGGCAGCTATCGGTGATATCCGCGTTGGCACTGCCGGAATTGATCACCGCGGTGTTCGTCACCGCCTGACCCGACTCGCCGCGCAGGGTCAGCTGCGACTCACGCCGGACCTGGATCCGGAACTCGCCATTGCTGTCGCTGCGTGCGCGGGAGGTACCCGTATAGTCCACGCCGGAGGATTTAATCCGCACACCCGAAACCCGCTCGCCCTGAGCATCAACAACACAACCGGTGAGCGTGATGGTTTCCAGTCGCTTGTCAGCGTTCCAGTAGCTGAAATGGGCCACCTCGCCCTGGTAGTAGCTCTCACCGTTCTCGGTGACCAGCTGGGCGGAACCCTCGCGCATCCACAGGCCGGTAGATTCGTCAAAGGCCCACAACGGAATGGTCGGATCGGGATTGGCGTTGCGGCTGCTCAGCGGAATGCGAATGGTCGCCATGGAGCCATTGCTCAAGGGCACCTCATTCCCGCTGTCATCCATGATGTTGACGGAAATCGCCCCCAGCGATTCGATCATGGTCATCTCGCCGCCATCCATGCCCATGAAATCACCCGGCATGTTGTCCGGAGACGCACCCGGGTCGACATCGGTCAACGTGACCATGACTTCGCTCGCCGTGCTGTCGATCTCGCCGGCATCGAACATCACCATGGCGGTTGAGCCGGCGATGCTGACATTGCCTCCGGCCGCCGGGTCGACCATCTCCATGGTGCCCACTGGCAGCAGCGAGGCCGAGACCATGGATGTCTGTCCCTCCAGGATGTCGACCACGCGCATGTTGGTCTCGTAGCCCGCCGCCGAGACGTCCAGCATTACGCGCTCGCCCACCGGTACATTGTTGAGCTGGTACTCGCCGTTCGCGTCGGTGGCCCCCGTCACATCACCGATCCGAACCTGCGCGGACGGAATGAGGGCACCGGTGGTGGTATCCGAGATCGTGCCGACCACCGACCCGACAGCCGTGGCCGGGTCGGTTTCGTCATCGTCTGCTGCATCACTACAGCCGGCATCGGCCAGATCGATCAGCCCATCGTTGTCATTGTCCACGCCATCTGCGCAGGCAGCGGCCATCACTGGCGGATCGTCGCCGCCGCCGTCTTCATCATCATCGCCGGATGAACAGCCACCCAGCGTCAGCGCCCCGGCGACAGCCAGGCTTAGTAAATATTGTGTCTTGGTCATGAGAACTCCCTTTGCTCCCCGAATGTATCGACGGCGCGGGAGGGGCCAATGCCTTGAGCAGTCCACCGAACCTCGCGCCAGACTTGATGGTTCAGGCTTGGCGCGGAGGAAAACGTGCAGCGGTTCACAACCCTGCTCAGGGCGTCCCCCAACTGGAGGACTAAAGCGCGAACCGCGTCGCCTCAGTCGGGTTCAGGGTGTCGCCACCGCTGGCAGGGAATCCCCTTGAGCACGGTGGTGTCCTCGATGACGGCACCAAGGCGGGCGGCCACGGCCTGCGAGGCCAGGTTGTCCGGATGGATGAAGCTCACCAGGCGCCCGCGCTTCAGCACGCGATAGGCATGATCGCGTGCCGCGCCGGCCGCCTCGGTCGCAAAGCCATGGCCCAGCTGACCGGGTGACAGCCAGTAGCCCAGCTCCAACTCGGGCCAGCGCTCGGGCATCCACAACCCCACGGACCCGACGAACACGCCCGTATCCAGCCGTTCCACGGCCCAGGGGCCGAAACCCCGCAGACACCAATGCCCGACGGTGACGGCGAACCGGCGCCAGGCTTCTTCGCGGGTACAGGACGCGCCGATGTAGCGGCAGTGCTGCTCATCGCTGAAAACAGCGGCGAAATCATCGAAGTCCCCCGGTCGCCAGCCCCGCATCCGGAGGCGGGCGGTGGCAAGCTCGGGGACCGCCGGCATCATCGGCCGGGCAGCTCCATCATCGGGGGCTCCACCCCGCGGGTCCGCAACCAGTCGCGCAGTGCCAGCCCGGTGCCGAACGGCCAGACCTTGCAGCGCTCCAGGGGCACGGCTTTCCAGTCGGATAATTCCTCACCCAGGGTGACCGTGCCCTCGGCCTCAACGTGGTAGGCGATGAGCACCTCGTTGCGCCGGATGAACTCGTACACCCCGATCAGGCCACCGATTCGCCCGTCCAGACCCAGCTCTTCCTTGACCTCCCGGAGCATGCCGTCCTCCGGCGTCTCGCCGGCTTCGAGAAAGCCGGTGATCAGACCGTACATCCAGTCGGGCCAGGCCGCGTTGCGAGCCAGAACGACCTGTCCCTGGTATTCGACCACCGCCGCCACGACGGGCGCCGGGTTATTCCAGTGGATGAAACCGCAATCGGTGTCAGGGCAGACGAGGCGGTCGATACCACCGCGTTCGGCCGTGGCCAGTTCGGATCGACATTGAGGGCAGTAGCGCATCGGCCTAGGAAAACATTGATCGATTCACCCTGCCAAGTTCACACACTCAAACCAGCCTGCGGCGAGCAGCGTCATCGATGCGGTGGTCACGGACCGCGCACGCCGCAAACGGCTGCCCGGTCGCTGCGCCCTAGTAGCTGCGAAAAACGCCGACCGCGCGACCTTCGATCGCCAGTGGCTGGGTGGCCAGATCGACCTCAATGGGCGCGAACTCGGGGTTATGTGCGATTAACCGGACTTGTCGGCCTCGTCGCTCGAACTCCTTCACCGTCACGTCTTCATCCAGCCGAGCCACGATGATCTGGCCATTGCGCGCCTCATGGCTTTTCTTCACCGCCAGCAAGTCACCATCCATGATCCCGGCATCCCGCATGCTTTCGCCGACCACCCGCAGGAAATAATCCGGCTGTTCGTTGAACAGGCCACCCTGGGTCTGGATGCGCTTTTCGACATTTTCGGCAGCCAGAATCGGCGAGCCGGCCGCCACGCGGCCAATCAACGGAATACCGGCATCCCGCAATCGAATGCCACGTGAAGTCCCTTCCACCAGATCGATGGCGCCCTTACGGGCCAGGGCACGCACGTGATCCCGGGCCGCGTTGTCTGACGAAAAGCCCATGCCCTTCGCGATTTCATGCAGCGTCGGCGGCATGGATTCAGACTCGGCAAACTGGCGGATGAAGTCGAGCACTTCGGTTTGGCGTCGTGTCAGCATGCTGTATTTTTAGACAGTTTTCACCGCAGTATCCAGGACCGCTGCCACGGCCGCAAGCACCTGCGCGTCCCGTTCACTGAAACGATCAATTGTCGGGCTGTCCAGATCGAATACCCCAACAACGTCCCCCTGATCGATCAAGGGGATCACCAGCTCGGATCGCGAATCGGGATCACAGGCAATGTGCCCCTCAAAAGCATGGACATCCGCAATGCGCTGCACCGTTGCCGTGGCGGCCGCGGTTCCGCAGACACCACGCCCCCAGGGAATCCGGATACAGGCCGGCTTGCCTTGAAAGGGACCCAGGACCAGTTCGTTGCAGACTTCATCCCGCAGGTAGAATCCCACCCAATTCACATCGTCCAGTGCATGGAAGACCAGTGCCGCGACATTGGCCAGATTGGCAATGCGGTTGGATTCGCCCGCGACCAGCGCCCGGGCCTGGGCGGGTAATTCATCAAGACTGGCGGGCAGCGTGGCATACGACATGCTTTTGTCACCTGATTCGCAAACACTGGGCGCGCAAGCATAGTCGGGAACATGCTTTACGTAACATTTCGTGGCATGGTTTGCGTTAGCGCGAGGCATACGCACGCCATCATCTTGGCAAGGAGACGCCAGTGAAAGCGCCCAGGGACCTTCCGGAGATCTTGAGTCCAGAAACGGTGAGCGCCAGCGAACAGGCATTTCGAGCCCTACGTGAGCAGTTGCGGGAACTCACCGTGCTCTGTGCCGCTATGGGCCAGGCC
Protein-coding regions in this window:
- a CDS encoding GAF domain-containing protein produces the protein MSYATLPASLDELPAQARALVAGESNRIANLANVAALVFHALDDVNWVGFYLRDEVCNELVLGPFQGKPACIRIPWGRGVCGTAAATATVQRIADVHAFEGHIACDPDSRSELVIPLIDQGDVVGVFDLDSPTIDRFSERDAQVLAAVAAVLDTAVKTV
- the lexA gene encoding transcriptional repressor LexA, whose protein sequence is MLTRRQTEVLDFIRQFAESESMPPTLHEIAKGMGFSSDNAARDHVRALARKGAIDLVEGTSRGIRLRDAGIPLIGRVAAGSPILAAENVEKRIQTQGGLFNEQPDYFLRVVGESMRDAGIMDGDLLAVKKSHEARNGQIIVARLDEDVTVKEFERRGRQVRLIAHNPEFAPIEVDLATQPLAIEGRAVGVFRSY
- a CDS encoding GNAT family N-acetyltransferase — encoded protein: MMPAVPELATARLRMRGWRPGDFDDFAAVFSDEQHCRYIGASCTREEAWRRFAVTVGHWCLRGFGPWAVERLDTGVFVGSVGLWMPERWPELELGYWLSPGQLGHGFATEAAGAARDHAYRVLKRGRLVSFIHPDNLASQAVAARLGAVIEDTTVLKGIPCQRWRHPEPD
- a CDS encoding NUDIX domain-containing protein → MRYCPQCRSELATAERGGIDRLVCPDTDCGFIHWNNPAPVVAAVVEYQGQVVLARNAAWPDWMYGLITGFLEAGETPEDGMLREVKEELGLDGRIGGLIGVYEFIRRNEVLIAYHVEAEGTVTLGEELSDWKAVPLERCKVWPFGTGLALRDWLRTRGVEPPMMELPGR
- a CDS encoding gamma-glutamyl-gamma-aminobutyrate hydrolase family protein; the encoded protein is MADAHPLTDMPQPARTIRNRHRRPVIGITGPDKRVAWGWWFGAMAVRMAGGTPVRLTPGRSARMGRLDGVIIGGGDDIDPKLYAGDDPGTGHYDPARDRFEMAVIEAALREGLPMLGICRGAQLINVVHGGDLIGDLRPVRKHTGNRRLILPRKTLHIQRGSRLAKLTGRQQTRINSLHHQAVRRLGRGLKVSGRDLDGIVQAIERPGRGFLLGTQWHPEYIPQRGVQRRLFQALVREAARRRV
- a CDS encoding amidoligase family protein, with translation MATVIKHLYQRLFKPTPPDWLGPPVRETESGKIRRIGVELEFSGLGIEQIARTLRDTVGGSISPISPYECDVEDTPHGTYHIELDSSYVKRLGREDDDKPDDQGLFSLERLSDEVIGAIAKQIVPFEIVTPPLPMSDLEQMNDLVTRLREAGARGTHDSPIYAFGLHLNPELPDTQADTLLAYLQAFVCLFPWLAKASKVDWSRRITPYIDRFGSDYARLITEPDYAPDMDQLIDDYLQYNATRNRALDMLPVFAEVDMERVKAGVDTRLVKPRPALHYRLPNCLIDEDGWTLEEPWRHWLQVEHLAVDHARRDAVMHAYRQHLDDPVAKLFDVWARDCEQWLTPIP
- a CDS encoding astroprincin family protein; the protein is MTKTQYLLSLAVAGALTLGGCSSGDDDEDGGGDDPPVMAAACADGVDNDNDGLIDLADAGCSDAADDDETDPATAVGSVVGTISDTTTGALIPSAQVRIGDVTGATDANGEYQLNNVPVGERVMLDVSAAGYETNMRVVDILEGQTSMVSASLLPVGTMEMVDPAAGGNVSIAGSTAMVMFDAGEIDSTASEVMVTLTDVDPGASPDNMPGDFMGMDGGEMTMIESLGAISVNIMDDSGNEVPLSNGSMATIRIPLSSRNANPDPTIPLWAFDESTGLWMREGSAQLVTENGESYYQGEVAHFSYWNADKRLETITLTGCVVDAQGERVSGVRIKSSGVDYTGTSRARSDSNGEFRIQVRRESQLTLRGESGQAVTNTAVINSGSANADITDSCLRFGADNEQPFTIQLTWGESPRDLDSWLYRPEGGHISYTNRGDLESEPFANLDVDDVSSFGPEVITVVRPRVGTYRYFVDNFSEVEPGISGSPARVELTVNGNTRVFTPPAGEQAGSTNYWSVFDITIASDCSATVTPLTGDVWSTAPPERPATPDESIPYCAAPAAIR
- the aceE gene encoding pyruvate dehydrogenase (acetyl-transferring), homodimeric type, producing MTDRRVFDATLSDQTDADPTETREWLDAFEAVIELEGPERAHFLLESLLERSRRGGTFIPHSPYTAYINTIPPHSEAKSDGDHALEWKIRSLIRWNATAMVVHANREHDGIGGHIASFGSAATLYDVGFNHFFKGPDHETGADLVYVQGHSAPGIYARAFLEGRLSEDQLHRFRTETQPGGLSSYPHAWLMPDFWSLATVSMGLGPIMAIYQARLMKYMENRGLTKTEGRKVWCFCGDGEMDEPESLGAIDIASREGLDNLIFVVNCNLQRLDGPVRGDSKIIQELEGTFRGAGWNVIKVIWGSAWDPLIAQDRDGKLLQRFNEAVDGEYQNFKSKGGAYTREHFFGKYPELKEMVARMSDDDIARLNRGGHDPHKVYAAYHHAVNDADGRPTVILAKTVKGYGMGEAGEGQNITHQQKKMGEEALRKFRDRFQIPISDDAIKDVPFYRPDEDSEEIRYLKARREALGGSLPQRRVAQESLTLPGLDAFSSVTKGSGDREISTTMAFVRILQTLCRDKQIGQRIVPIVPDEARTFGMEGMFRQLGIYSPVGQLYEPQDADQLAFYRESTDGQILEEGITEAGSMSSWIAAATSYANHQTTLIPFYIFYSMFGFQRIMDLAWAAGDMRARGFLIGGTAGRTTLNGEGLQHQDGHSHLLADCIPNCRAYDPTFGYEIAVIVQDGLRRMFAEGEDVFYYLTCENENYAHPELPEGVEDGIKRGMYRLRSGDGRKKKRVQLLSCGSILREAMAAAEMLEGTYKVAADVWSVTSFTELRRDGLDCDRWNLLHPDEEPRDPFVTRQLAEVDAPVVTATDYMKTYGDLIRPWVPHTYRVLGTDGFGRSDTREALRDFFEVDRRWIVLAALQSLVADGTLERKVLSKAIKDLGINPDKPNPVTV